The Candidatus Thermoplasmatota archaeon genomic sequence ATGGATGAAGATCTGCATGGATTTTTCGGTTTATACAAGTAGCTCGTAGGAAAAGCTAACTAACTTGACAAATACAATCTTTTTAGCTCCTTTTTCTCTTTTTCAGTTATCATATCTTTTCACTAAAACATTAAATTCAACTTTTGGATCGCATCTCAAATAAAAAAACAAATTTTCGTTCAGATGTATCAAAATATTTCTTACAGCGTCTTTTATTTTATTCAACAGCTGAATTTTCATATAAACATCACTGAAATTTTTATGATAGAAGTCATCAGCTGTTGACAGCGGTTTTGGTTTAAGCCACGGTGGACCTCATCACCAGGGCACTTGTAATTTTCAAACACTTATTTATACATTCCCTAAACATCTAATAAACTGAAGTGAATTATTTATGTGTTTATTGAGAATATTGTGAAGGATTGTTCTGATAAAAAATCAAAACTTTTGTGTATCTTATATCCTGCTTGTTTCATTTCATCAATCAATGTTTGTTTAGGAACAAAATGTCGATGAAGTCTTTGAAAACTGAAAAATCCTCCTCTGCCATCATATTCGATTATGATTACTTTACCATCAGTTTTTAAAACATCTTTTAATCTCTTGAAATAATCAACCCGGTTCGACAAATGATGAGTCATATTTCTCATGAAAATATAATCAAATGTATGTTTTGGTAAACTGGGATGTTCTGATTTAGTGAGTACAGTAACAACATTGGTTAATCCTTTTTCTTTTACTTGTTTCTTTATAAACTCTAAAAGTTCTTCGTTTGTATCAACAGCGTAAACCTTTCCATTCTCTCCAACGATGTTAGCAAATCTATATGTAAAATATCCTCCACCAGACCCGATATCAGCAATTATCTGCCCAGGTTTCAAATCAAGTTTTTCGATAATTTGATCTGCCTTATATTTTGGTTTAGCCGCCTTTTTATTGAACATCTCTGCTCTTTTCTCATTCATATCAAAAAGCTTCCTAAAGAAAACCATCAGATAATCATTAATGTAACTTATCAACCCTATTATCTAGTTCATTTTTTATGAATTTATTTATCGCATCTACCACAGATTTTTCATTAGTTACTACAGGCTGAATATTATTCTTCATTAAATCATTATAGATCCTTCGCCCCATACCATAACTAATTACCATAGCACAATCTTTGATGTTTTTAATCATTGTCTCGTGATCACAGCTTTGGCATCCCCCCGTGCTTTTACCGATATTTTCTCTGTATTCTTGTTTTACTATCTCATTATTCTGAATTTCAAATACCACAAAACCTGTTGCTCTACCAAAATGATCAGCTATGGTTATTCTATCATCAGATGCGACAGCTATTTTCATTTTTTATGACCCCTCTCTGTAACATTTCCCATATCCTTTTTTTGATAATGAGTTAACAATCTCATAGTTCCCTCCTTCAATTTTTATTGCTTTTCCTTTAACAATGGCGTCAGCTATCTTTTTCCTTGCCGTTAAGAGTAAACGATGAAATGTAGGTTGCGATATGTTCATCATCTGTGCCGCTTCTTCTTGTTCTAATCCCTCCAGGTCTTTTAGTCGTATTGCTTCAAATTCATCGACAGAGAGAACAGATGATTCTAGGTCAATTAATGGTACCCCTGCTGGTTTAAAGTAGGTTACATTTGGTGAAAATCCGACTCTTCTACAACGCCTTGGTCGTGGCACAGTTAATCATGCTCTATAAATGCTTTTTCTTGCTCTTTATCGTTTTTTCTTATCCATTCGATAAGCATTGCTGCATGCTCTTTTTCCTCATCTCTATTATGTTCAAGTATTTTCTTCAACTGTTTATCTTTAACGTTCTCCACTCGCTCCTGGTACCAATTTATTGCCTCTAATTCCTCAATTAAAGATTGTCGTGCTCGTTCTAAATCCTTTGTTTCCTCCGTGAGATTATCTCTTCCTTCGTGTTCACCAGTCATAGTTTTTCATCCTCAAGCTCTTTCAGTTTTTTTGTGATTTCTTGTTTTTCGATTTCCAGTTCTTTCAGTTGTTCTTCTAAAATCTTCTTTTGTTCCTCTTTTGACAGAATCAAAGGTTCTGTGATTGGTATTCTATATCTCCAACCACGCCCAAAACCAGGCGTTCTCCAGCATCTCAAATATCTTTCCTGGGTCCACCATGGACCAGTTCCATCACCACATGGCATTTTTTTTCACCTCTTTTCTGATATTTTTTTCTCGATTTTTTCTACAATTTCTTTAAATAATATTGTTGTTGTTGATTTATCATTAAACATGAAGTTTTTTCCCTCGTCTCCCATCTTAACGATCTGTGGATCGATAGGGATTTTTCCTAAAAAAGGGATGTTAAAATCTTTTGATGCTTTTATTCCCCCGCCTGTTTTAAAAATATCCGTGTTTGTTTTGCAATGTGGGCATGTGAAGCCACTCATGTTTTCAATAATTCCTATAACTGGTATATTCATTTTTTTTACGAAATTTACTGATTTTCTCACACTCAGCAATGCAACATCTTGTGGTGTTGTTACAATAATAGCTCCATCGCTATCTGGTATTAACTGTGCAATGCTCAAAGGCTCATCGCCTGTACCTGGTGGTAAATCAACGATTAAATAATCAAGATAGCCCCAGTTAACATCTTTGATAAATTGTTTGAGTGCGCCCATCTTCATTGGTCCACGCCAGATAATCGGTGAGTCTTTATCAGGAAGAAGAAAAGCCATGGACATAATTTTTAAGTTAGATGTAGCAGATACAGGGATGACTCCTTCTTGTGAAAAGTGTGGTTTCTGATTTTCAACGCCGAGAATCTTTGGTACACTTGGGCCGTGGATATCTCCATCGAGTAATCCAACTTTGTAACCTTTTTGTGAGAGTAAGAGAGCTAGATT encodes the following:
- a CDS encoding class I SAM-dependent methyltransferase; its protein translation is MNEKRAEMFNKKAAKPKYKADQIIEKLDLKPGQIIADIGSGGGYFTYRFANIVGENGKVYAVDTNEELLEFIKKQVKEKGLTNVVTVLTKSEHPSLPKHTFDYIFMRNMTHHLSNRVDYFKRLKDVLKTDGKVIIIEYDGRGGFFSFQRLHRHFVPKQTLIDEMKQAGYKIHKSFDFLSEQSFTIFSINT
- a CDS encoding NifB/NifX family molybdenum-iron cluster-binding protein, coding for MKIAVASDDRITIADHFGRATGFVVFEIQNNEIVKQEYRENIGKSTGGCQSCDHETMIKNIKDCAMVISYGMGRRIYNDLMKNNIQPVVTNEKSVVDAINKFIKNELDNRVDKLH
- a CDS encoding DUF134 domain-containing protein, whose amino-acid sequence is MPRPRRCRRVGFSPNVTYFKPAGVPLIDLESSVLSVDEFEAIRLKDLEGLEQEEAAQMMNISQPTFHRLLLTARKKIADAIVKGKAIKIEGGNYEIVNSLSKKGYGKCYREGS
- a CDS encoding ferritin family protein, giving the protein MTGEHEGRDNLTEETKDLERARQSLIEELEAINWYQERVENVKDKQLKKILEHNRDEEKEHAAMLIEWIRKNDKEQEKAFIEHD
- a CDS encoding DUF5320 domain-containing protein gives rise to the protein MPCGDGTGPWWTQERYLRCWRTPGFGRGWRYRIPITEPLILSKEEQKKILEEQLKELEIEKQEITKKLKELEDEKL
- a CDS encoding Mrp/NBP35 family ATP-binding protein — translated: MNKENTKELKVTTTLDNIRHKIIVLSGKGGVGKSTISVNLALLLSQKGYKVGLLDGDIHGPSVPKILGVENQKPHFSQEGVIPVSATSNLKIMSMAFLLPDKDSPIIWRGPMKMGALKQFIKDVNWGYLDYLIVDLPPGTGDEPLSIAQLIPDSDGAIIVTTPQDVALLSVRKSVNFVKKMNIPVIGIIENMSGFTCPHCKTNTDIFKTGGGIKASKDFNIPFLGKIPIDPQIVKMGDEGKNFMFNDKSTTTILFKEIVEKIEKKISEKR